One Sphaerisporangium krabiense DNA segment encodes these proteins:
- the rpsT gene encoding 30S ribosomal protein S20: MANIKSQIKRNRQNEKARLRNKAVKSSLKTAVRKFREAADQGNAEEAAAFMRAAARQLDKAASKGVIHKNQAANRKSAIAKRAAALQAAK, translated from the coding sequence GTGGCGAACATCAAGTCCCAGATCAAGCGCAACCGGCAGAACGAGAAGGCCCGGCTGCGTAACAAGGCCGTCAAGTCGTCCCTCAAGACGGCAGTCCGCAAGTTCCGCGAGGCCGCCGACCAGGGCAACGCGGAGGAGGCCGCCGCGTTCATGCGCGCCGCCGCCCGCCAGCTCGACAAGGCCGCCAGCAAGGGCGTCATTCACAAGAACCAGGCGGCCAACCGCAAGTCGGCCATCGCCAAGCGCGCCGCCGCGCTGCAGGCCGCCAAGTAG
- a CDS encoding dihydrofolate reductase family protein, with product MSKMLYSAAMSVDGFIAGPGGDMSWLTGYLGPNPLVPELIASIGALLVGNRTFRGDDPHRGTPAEGKAFGGGWSGPQFVLTHNPPATPVRDVTFVTDLGDAVSRAKAAAGGKYVNIIGADVARQCLEAGVLDEVLVMVVPVMLGDGVRLFDHPGGATVGLERVGVSEGSPATNLWYRVAG from the coding sequence ATGTCCAAGATGCTCTACTCGGCCGCCATGTCGGTGGACGGCTTCATCGCCGGTCCCGGCGGTGACATGTCCTGGCTTACCGGGTACCTCGGGCCGAACCCCCTGGTGCCCGAACTCATCGCGAGCATCGGTGCGCTCCTGGTGGGGAATCGCACCTTCCGCGGCGATGACCCGCACCGCGGCACGCCCGCGGAGGGCAAGGCGTTCGGGGGCGGGTGGAGTGGGCCGCAGTTCGTGCTCACCCACAATCCGCCCGCGACGCCCGTGCGGGACGTCACCTTCGTGACCGATCTCGGCGACGCGGTGAGCAGGGCCAAGGCGGCGGCAGGCGGGAAGTACGTCAACATCATCGGCGCGGATGTCGCTCGCCAGTGCCTGGAGGCGGGCGTTCTGGACGAGGTGCTGGTGATGGTCGTGCCGGTCATGCTGGGCGACGGCGTACGCCTCTTCGACCATCCGGGCGGCGCCACGGTCGGGCTCGAACGCGTCGGCGTGAGCGAGGGATCGCCGGCGACGAACCTGTGGTATCGCGTGGCCGGGTGA
- a CDS encoding DNRLRE domain-containing protein: protein MPRTTGTPPDPDRKVPTRAPYPGGSRSRGPRSRRALATVVGLTLLATAVPALPARADGSAAAQEPNALTRLTSWVTQGITGLFTDDPKGEARPGPGTITLPGARPASQTVRPPGRRVKELTAKRTAQDRVFQLDDGRLQVESSAVPVHYRDKAGTWQPIDTRLQAVGDQGFRFGNDRTGFSSRFGEDTAALTRIAAGDRSLTLGVAGQARRVTPEVKGSVVTYRNVWDGADLVYKLTPGGVKEYLVLAKPPAAGASYTFTVKTGGVRAQPRPDGSVAFVADGADRPAFTIPKPFMLDARPDTTSPYGRRYSDAVTQTVAQKDAEATITLTPDAGWLAAPDRKWPVVIDPTIRIQPAEAGGFDTYVNSAAKTTNYDSSWKLPVGKISAAGVNRALLYFNITNDEVPIGAHVDSARLETYFDQALGEAGPVTIEAREITSPWDSWEVNWNTQPSFSPTVAATVTRQPGELSRRHSFDVTGMVNGWMSSIEAPMYGLMLKAADETATGKIAGPVYESAEDVYGGDGMTGETANIPRLVITYGDPGVTLKPVTTATATGASLSWTPYADPTPGDPSDDVEEYQVHRECPSGCQVPSADGVVDTLVAPLSPDTTSYTDTTGGGDPEAIADPSYVHEATYWIVVKLRNGQEIVSQSQRVILPRPGLISKILYGGADTTLSSGEPAAGHDTVSGQKWLQVGNTATTLANTRAVVRFDDYTTEIPADAQISEATLSLWAVNTGGSGATFNAHKLTRPFTEAATWATSDGTANWTTAGGDFETTALGSVSGVNAQPQWRKWNVTAAAKSWTATPASNNGLLVKVANEAGTAKQSAQFLATEAEGESVLRPRLRVTYLEKTSESSAYYAPGTPELVEAGATDTVTVTVTNTTTQTWPAATTALSYFWKRPDGTDLTTADNQIMTELPYDLAPGETAAVAAEIKAPAATGDDNGAEAVDLVWDVRDTVAGTWKSTTHGLPRFPQRTRVVWPTSDFLGSEKFYSYTGKNTGAGSTALVNTHTGNLVWNYNAFSNPSRGPQTFVRTTYNSLDTTASSMGYGWSLQTSTLQRLGSPLTFGPRGDRWPSQVKLTDGDGTTHVWTLDTHGQSSRNCTPATCDYANPRGVHLYLQRVADPNNPSRISGDAKRQWVFTNPGRTRFFFDNEGYQTAVADANGNTMSFAYERRNSCNKPTKLLKYITDAAGRRTLTLDYYVKGQPYTYIDDTTGNEVTASRLSNSHLIDNVASLTDIAGRKVVFLYTLKGQMAKLVDGSGDPAAKKFKFGYDAAWGNKNVKLVKVTDPRGHETSLSYSLSPFKWRVRELTDRLSGVTRFDYLSGPQSGSIRTTVTDPLGNQTRYALDGYGRPESVTNAKQETTSLQWDGDHNVTRLTEANGAYATWIYDQKTGYPLELRDAEANANGTPATTLTYQTYLNGHVADLTGKTSPEGRAWKFGYDTVGNLKTVTDPLGVASPAADDYTTRYDYDGLGQLLKSTDANGNATQYGGYHATGYPAKITDAYGNVTTTSYDARGDVLSVTDALGKKTTQAYDVFKRPGENKVPKDQAAGVFITTPAPVYDPNDNVTTVTAPNGAVSTAVYDKADQLVESLLPKDTPAGEERRTSYRYDLAGNLTLERQPKGNLTPGAPDDFTTTYSYDPIYQLTDIIDAEQHKITYTYDTVGNTVKVVDPRKNATADPADYAVQYTFDRNHRVTYVKDAAGNQTATDYDLDGLVEGQTDQEGNKTLIGLDKRGDVVEAKVPHSSTDGVVKYTTTRFVYDQVGNRTKVITPRGVETTDDPDDFVSETKYDKLNRKIEDVYPYDRDDPTYNTPDSVKYVYDAVSRLKEISQPPSHGQTVRNVTSMTYWDNGWSKTTTDPWDISTSYDYNELGLQTNRTVTSAGGSSQRALTWSYFPDGKLRTHADNGTPLDVEVVLADNSDTGQTVATGTWSTGGAALAAGPVTGRAFTGYDYVTAPAGTGSRSFTWNLTIPSAGEYKTYVRYPAGATAADAPYTVKHDGGQTTVKVDQTKKAGDWVELGTYAFAEGGGQSVTLTDKAGGTVAADSVKLVRHIRGLADTEQKDFVYSYDPNANLTQIIDNSATAKIDTWDVTYTGLNQVQKIVEKLDSVVKNTTTYDYNENSAPMKRTHDKTIATYAYDVRDLVSTVTNAKSATDTSPKTTRYTYTPRAERLKETKANGNTVDYDYFLDGLLRHSLEKKPGGTVVAEHTLNYQSNLNRSRDQAKLQNADNPGSYLEHVYDYTYDPRDRVAKTVKTPAAGGTPETETYKHDANSNVYDQTVKNDRTQFTFDRNRLLTSAVGSATSTYTYDPSGRLRQITGGGRTLEKYTYDGFDHISRHDKLNSDGATSTVTKYTYDPLDRTASKTEKDGTATAKTTTYSYLGLSDDVLDEEVAGKVTKSFQYSPFGERLSQVKIKPDNTEESSYYGYNPHTDVEQITSESGDTRATYGYTAYGTNDDKLFTGVDKPDPADPTAKDEYNPYRFNAKRWDNSTATYDMGFRDYSPSLNRFLTLDSYNDALADLDLNLDPWTANRYAFTGGNPIDKIEIDGHRVDTGTPESDKTFSETHHANGKKKSATWIKRERELAAETQRRRNEAERALKKASAPEDTAQRNAPGFNESIYCSGETTHLCDAAKEIDARLNQNGVTPLEGFGQGPMHGWEIPIGRTPRRGVPWRPCKNSFAPSTEVLMADGSRKPIEDVKVGDEVLAADPETGESGRYKVTALHRNKDTEMADVTVRTKDGREATIHTTQEHPFWEANSGAWTDAADLDPGDAVESPNGSTALVVKVHRFTSTRYMHNLTIADLHTYYVLAGATPVLVHNSGCFFDTTAGEAVNFLKPTQKTRTWEQEAALTNLSNEDLLKAIQDPADGDEILVLRDGRQLGGHHRIDELRRRILNGTIDPKTPVRLKWYNADEDG, encoded by the coding sequence ATGCCCCGGACGACCGGGACCCCGCCCGATCCGGACCGAAAAGTCCCCACACGAGCCCCGTACCCCGGAGGCTCCCGCTCCCGAGGCCCGCGATCACGCCGTGCCCTCGCCACGGTCGTCGGCCTGACCCTGCTGGCCACCGCCGTCCCCGCCCTCCCCGCGCGGGCGGACGGTTCCGCCGCCGCGCAGGAGCCGAACGCCCTCACGCGCCTGACGAGCTGGGTGACGCAGGGCATCACCGGCCTGTTCACCGACGACCCCAAGGGCGAGGCCCGGCCGGGGCCCGGCACGATCACCCTGCCCGGCGCGCGGCCCGCGTCCCAGACCGTGCGGCCTCCGGGCAGGCGGGTCAAGGAGCTGACCGCCAAACGGACGGCCCAGGACCGCGTCTTCCAGCTCGACGACGGCCGATTACAGGTCGAGTCCTCCGCCGTGCCCGTGCACTACCGCGACAAGGCCGGCACGTGGCAGCCCATCGACACCCGGCTCCAGGCCGTCGGCGACCAGGGCTTCCGGTTCGGCAACGACAGGACCGGCTTCTCCTCCCGCTTCGGCGAGGACACCGCCGCCCTGACGAGGATCGCCGCCGGCGACCGGAGCCTGACCCTCGGCGTGGCCGGGCAGGCCCGGCGCGTCACCCCCGAGGTCAAGGGATCGGTGGTCACATACAGGAACGTCTGGGACGGCGCCGACCTGGTCTACAAGCTCACCCCCGGCGGGGTGAAGGAGTACCTGGTGCTGGCCAAGCCCCCGGCCGCCGGCGCGTCCTACACCTTCACCGTGAAGACCGGCGGCGTCCGCGCCCAGCCCCGCCCGGACGGCTCGGTCGCCTTCGTGGCCGACGGCGCCGACCGCCCGGCGTTCACGATCCCCAAGCCGTTCATGCTGGACGCGCGGCCGGACACGACCTCGCCGTACGGGAGGCGGTACTCCGACGCCGTCACCCAGACCGTCGCCCAGAAGGACGCCGAGGCGACGATCACGCTGACCCCGGACGCCGGCTGGCTGGCCGCCCCCGACCGCAAGTGGCCGGTGGTGATCGACCCGACGATCCGCATCCAGCCCGCGGAAGCCGGCGGGTTCGACACCTACGTGAACTCGGCCGCCAAGACCACCAACTACGACTCCTCCTGGAAGCTCCCGGTCGGCAAGATCTCCGCGGCCGGCGTCAACCGCGCCCTGCTGTACTTCAACATCACCAATGACGAGGTGCCGATCGGCGCCCACGTCGACTCGGCGCGGCTGGAGACCTACTTCGACCAGGCTCTCGGCGAGGCGGGCCCCGTGACCATCGAGGCGCGTGAGATCACCTCGCCCTGGGACTCCTGGGAGGTGAACTGGAACACCCAGCCCTCGTTCTCCCCCACGGTGGCCGCGACGGTGACCCGCCAGCCGGGCGAGCTGTCGCGCCGGCACTCCTTCGACGTGACCGGCATGGTCAACGGCTGGATGTCCAGCATCGAGGCGCCGATGTACGGCCTGATGCTCAAGGCCGCGGACGAGACCGCCACCGGCAAGATCGCCGGCCCGGTGTACGAGTCGGCCGAGGACGTGTACGGCGGCGACGGGATGACCGGCGAGACCGCCAACATCCCCAGGCTGGTGATCACCTACGGCGACCCGGGCGTGACCCTGAAGCCGGTGACCACCGCGACCGCGACCGGCGCGTCGCTGTCCTGGACGCCGTACGCCGACCCGACCCCCGGCGACCCGTCCGACGACGTCGAGGAGTACCAGGTCCACCGGGAGTGCCCGTCGGGCTGCCAGGTGCCCTCCGCCGACGGAGTCGTGGACACGCTGGTCGCGCCGCTCTCCCCGGACACCACCTCCTACACCGACACCACCGGCGGCGGCGACCCCGAGGCGATCGCCGACCCGTCGTACGTGCACGAGGCCACGTACTGGATCGTGGTGAAGCTGCGGAACGGGCAGGAGATCGTCTCGCAGTCCCAGCGGGTGATCCTCCCCCGCCCCGGCCTGATCTCCAAGATCCTCTACGGTGGCGCGGACACCACGCTGTCGTCCGGGGAGCCCGCCGCCGGGCACGACACGGTGTCCGGGCAGAAGTGGCTCCAGGTCGGCAACACCGCGACCACGCTGGCCAACACCCGCGCGGTGGTGAGGTTCGACGACTACACCACCGAGATCCCCGCGGACGCGCAGATCAGCGAGGCGACGCTGTCGCTGTGGGCCGTCAACACCGGCGGGTCCGGCGCGACGTTCAACGCCCACAAGCTGACCAGGCCGTTCACCGAGGCCGCCACCTGGGCCACGTCCGACGGCACCGCGAACTGGACCACCGCGGGCGGCGACTTCGAGACCACCGCCCTCGGGTCGGTGAGCGGGGTGAACGCCCAGCCGCAGTGGCGCAAGTGGAACGTCACCGCCGCCGCCAAGTCCTGGACGGCCACCCCGGCGTCCAACAACGGCCTGCTGGTGAAGGTCGCCAACGAGGCCGGAACCGCCAAGCAGTCGGCCCAGTTCCTCGCCACCGAGGCCGAGGGCGAGAGCGTGCTGCGCCCGAGGCTGCGGGTCACCTACCTGGAGAAGACCTCCGAGTCGTCGGCGTACTACGCGCCCGGCACCCCTGAGCTGGTCGAGGCGGGCGCGACCGACACCGTGACGGTCACCGTCACCAACACCACGACCCAGACGTGGCCGGCCGCGACCACCGCGCTGTCGTACTTCTGGAAGCGGCCCGACGGCACCGACCTGACCACCGCCGACAACCAGATCATGACCGAGCTGCCGTACGACCTGGCCCCCGGTGAGACGGCCGCGGTGGCCGCGGAGATCAAGGCCCCGGCCGCCACCGGCGACGACAACGGCGCCGAGGCGGTCGACCTGGTCTGGGACGTGCGGGACACGGTCGCAGGCACCTGGAAGTCCACCACCCACGGGCTGCCCCGCTTCCCGCAGCGCACCCGCGTCGTGTGGCCGACCTCCGACTTCCTGGGCTCGGAGAAGTTCTACTCCTACACCGGCAAGAACACCGGCGCCGGGTCCACCGCGCTGGTCAACACCCACACCGGGAACCTGGTGTGGAACTACAACGCCTTCTCCAATCCCTCGCGCGGGCCGCAGACCTTCGTCCGCACCACCTACAACTCGCTGGACACCACGGCGTCGTCGATGGGGTACGGGTGGTCGCTGCAGACCTCCACCCTGCAACGGCTCGGCTCGCCGCTCACCTTCGGCCCGCGCGGCGACCGGTGGCCCTCGCAGGTCAAGCTGACCGACGGGGACGGCACCACGCACGTGTGGACGCTGGACACCCACGGGCAGAGCTCGCGAAACTGCACGCCCGCGACCTGCGACTACGCCAACCCGCGCGGCGTCCACCTGTACCTGCAGCGCGTCGCCGACCCGAACAACCCCAGCCGGATCTCCGGCGACGCCAAGCGCCAGTGGGTGTTCACCAACCCCGGCCGCACGCGGTTCTTCTTCGACAACGAGGGCTACCAGACGGCCGTCGCCGACGCCAACGGCAACACGATGTCGTTCGCGTACGAGCGCCGCAACTCGTGCAACAAGCCCACCAAGCTGCTGAAGTACATCACCGACGCGGCAGGGAGGCGCACGCTGACCCTGGACTACTACGTCAAGGGCCAGCCGTACACCTACATCGACGACACCACCGGCAACGAGGTCACCGCGAGCCGGCTGTCCAACTCGCACCTCATCGACAACGTCGCCTCGCTGACCGACATCGCCGGGCGCAAGGTCGTCTTCCTCTACACGCTCAAGGGGCAGATGGCCAAGCTGGTGGACGGCTCCGGCGACCCGGCGGCGAAGAAGTTCAAATTCGGCTACGACGCCGCCTGGGGCAACAAGAACGTCAAGCTGGTCAAGGTCACCGATCCGCGCGGACATGAGACCTCGCTGAGCTACTCGCTGTCGCCGTTCAAGTGGCGGGTACGGGAGCTGACCGACCGGCTGTCGGGCGTCACCCGCTTCGACTACCTGAGCGGCCCGCAGTCCGGCTCGATCCGCACGACCGTCACAGACCCGCTGGGCAACCAGACCCGGTACGCGCTGGACGGCTACGGCCGGCCTGAGTCGGTCACCAACGCCAAGCAGGAGACCACGAGTCTGCAGTGGGATGGCGACCACAACGTCACTCGGCTCACCGAGGCCAACGGCGCCTACGCGACGTGGATTTACGACCAGAAGACGGGCTACCCGCTGGAGCTGAGGGACGCCGAGGCCAACGCCAACGGCACCCCGGCCACCACGCTGACGTACCAGACCTACCTCAACGGCCACGTCGCCGACCTGACCGGCAAGACCAGCCCCGAAGGCCGGGCCTGGAAGTTCGGCTACGACACCGTGGGCAACCTCAAGACCGTCACCGACCCGCTCGGCGTCGCGTCCCCGGCGGCCGACGACTACACGACCCGGTACGACTACGACGGCCTCGGGCAGCTGCTGAAGTCGACCGACGCCAACGGCAACGCCACGCAGTACGGCGGCTACCACGCCACCGGCTACCCGGCCAAGATCACCGACGCGTACGGCAACGTCACCACGACGTCCTACGACGCGCGCGGCGACGTGCTGTCCGTCACCGACGCGCTGGGCAAGAAGACCACCCAGGCGTACGACGTGTTCAAGCGGCCCGGCGAGAACAAGGTCCCCAAGGACCAGGCGGCGGGCGTCTTCATCACCACGCCGGCCCCCGTCTACGACCCCAACGACAACGTCACCACGGTCACCGCCCCCAACGGCGCGGTGTCCACGGCGGTGTACGACAAGGCCGACCAGCTCGTCGAGTCACTGCTGCCCAAGGACACCCCGGCCGGGGAGGAGCGCAGGACGTCGTACCGGTACGACCTGGCGGGCAATCTGACCCTCGAACGGCAGCCCAAGGGCAACCTCACCCCCGGCGCGCCCGACGACTTCACCACCACCTACTCCTACGACCCGATCTACCAGCTCACCGACATCATCGACGCCGAGCAGCACAAGATCACGTACACGTACGACACCGTCGGCAACACCGTCAAGGTCGTCGACCCGCGCAAGAACGCCACCGCGGACCCGGCCGACTACGCCGTCCAGTACACCTTCGACCGCAACCACCGGGTGACCTACGTCAAGGACGCCGCCGGGAACCAGACGGCGACCGACTACGACCTGGACGGCCTCGTCGAGGGCCAGACCGACCAGGAGGGCAACAAGACCCTCATCGGCCTGGACAAGCGCGGCGACGTCGTGGAAGCCAAGGTCCCGCACTCCTCGACCGACGGCGTGGTGAAGTACACCACGACCCGGTTCGTCTACGACCAGGTCGGCAACCGCACCAAGGTCATCACCCCGCGCGGCGTGGAGACCACCGACGACCCGGACGACTTCGTCTCCGAGACCAAGTACGACAAGCTCAACCGGAAGATCGAGGACGTCTACCCGTACGACCGGGACGACCCCACGTACAACACGCCGGACTCGGTCAAATACGTCTACGACGCGGTCTCACGTCTGAAGGAGATCTCGCAGCCGCCCTCGCACGGGCAGACCGTGCGCAACGTCACCTCGATGACGTACTGGGACAACGGCTGGTCCAAGACCACCACCGACCCGTGGGACATCTCCACCAGCTACGACTACAACGAGCTCGGCCTGCAGACCAACCGCACCGTCACCAGCGCGGGAGGTTCTTCGCAGCGGGCCCTGACGTGGTCGTACTTCCCTGACGGCAAGCTCAGGACCCACGCCGACAACGGCACCCCGCTCGACGTCGAGGTGGTCCTGGCGGACAACTCCGACACCGGGCAGACGGTGGCCACCGGCACGTGGTCCACGGGCGGCGCCGCTCTGGCCGCCGGTCCCGTCACCGGCCGCGCCTTCACCGGCTACGACTACGTGACCGCCCCGGCCGGGACCGGTTCGCGGAGCTTCACCTGGAACCTGACCATCCCCAGCGCGGGCGAGTACAAGACGTACGTCCGCTACCCCGCCGGGGCGACGGCCGCCGACGCCCCGTACACCGTCAAGCACGACGGCGGCCAGACCACCGTCAAGGTCGACCAGACCAAGAAGGCCGGTGACTGGGTCGAACTCGGCACCTACGCCTTCGCCGAGGGCGGCGGCCAGTCGGTCACCCTGACCGACAAGGCCGGCGGCACCGTGGCCGCCGACAGCGTCAAGCTGGTCCGCCACATCCGCGGTCTCGCCGACACCGAGCAGAAGGACTTCGTCTACTCCTACGACCCCAACGCCAACCTCACCCAGATCATCGACAACTCCGCCACCGCGAAGATCGACACCTGGGACGTCACCTACACGGGTCTCAACCAGGTCCAGAAGATCGTCGAGAAGCTCGACTCGGTCGTCAAGAACACGACGACGTACGACTACAACGAGAACAGCGCGCCCATGAAGCGCACCCACGACAAGACGATCGCCACTTACGCCTACGACGTGCGCGACCTGGTCAGCACCGTCACCAACGCCAAGTCGGCCACCGACACCAGCCCGAAGACGACCCGCTACACCTACACGCCGCGCGCCGAACGGTTGAAGGAGACCAAGGCCAACGGCAACACGGTCGACTACGACTACTTCCTCGACGGCCTGTTACGCCACTCCCTGGAGAAGAAGCCCGGCGGCACCGTCGTCGCCGAACACACCCTCAACTACCAGAGCAACCTGAACCGCTCCCGCGACCAGGCCAAACTCCAGAACGCCGACAACCCCGGCTCCTACCTGGAACACGTCTACGACTACACCTACGACCCGCGCGACCGCGTCGCCAAAACCGTCAAAACCCCGGCCGCCGGCGGAACCCCCGAAACCGAAACCTACAAACACGACGCCAACAGCAACGTCTACGACCAAACGGTCAAGAACGACCGCACCCAGTTCACCTTCGACCGCAACCGCCTGCTCACCTCCGCGGTCGGCAGCGCGACATCGACCTACACCTACGACCCCTCCGGCCGCCTCCGCCAGATAACCGGCGGCGGCAGAACCCTCGAGAAGTACACCTACGACGGCTTCGACCACATCAGCCGCCACGACAAACTCAACTCCGACGGCGCCACCAGCACGGTCACCAAGTACACCTACGACCCCCTCGACCGCACCGCTAGCAAAACCGAAAAAGACGGCACCGCCACCGCCAAGACCACGACCTACTCCTACCTGGGCCTCTCCGACGACGTCCTCGACGAGGAGGTGGCCGGCAAAGTCACCAAGTCCTTCCAGTACAGCCCCTTCGGCGAACGCCTCTCCCAGGTAAAGATCAAGCCCGACAACACCGAAGAGTCCTCGTACTACGGCTACAACCCCCACACCGACGTCGAGCAGATCACCTCAGAGTCCGGCGACACCCGCGCCACTTACGGCTACACGGCGTACGGCACCAACGACGACAAGCTGTTCACCGGCGTAGACAAGCCCGACCCAGCGGACCCGACCGCCAAGGACGAATACAACCCCTACCGCTTCAATGCAAAGCGCTGGGACAACTCCACCGCCACCTACGACATGGGCTTCCGCGACTACAGCCCGAGCCTGAACCGCTTCCTGACCCTCGATAGCTACAACGACGCTCTGGCGGACCTGGACCTGAACCTCGATCCCTGGACCGCCAACCGTTACGCGTTCACCGGCGGAAATCCCATCGACAAAATCGAGATCGATGGTCATCGTGTCGACACTGGCACACCCGAGTCCGACAAGACGTTCTCCGAGACCCATCACGCGAACGGCAAGAAGAAGAGCGCCACCTGGATAAAGCGTGAGCGGGAACTGGCGGCCGAAACACAACGGAGGCGGAACGAAGCCGAACGGGCCCTCAAGAAGGCCAGCGCACCAGAAGATACTGCCCAGAGAAATGCGCCAGGTTTCAACGAAAGCATTTATTGCAGCGGCGAAACCACGCACCTCTGCGATGCGGCAAAGGAAATCGATGCACGCCTGAACCAGAACGGCGTCACACCACTGGAGGGCTTCGGCCAGGGACCCATGCATGGCTGGGAGATCCCCATCGGCCGTACGCCCCGCCGAGGAGTTCCATGGCGCCCATGTAAAAACAGCTTCGCGCCCAGCACCGAAGTGCTGATGGCTGACGGCAGCCGTAAACCGATCGAGGATGTCAAGGTCGGCGACGAGGTGCTTGCGGCCGATCCCGAAACTGGCGAGAGCGGTAGGTATAAGGTCACCGCACTGCATCGCAACAAAGACACGGAAATGGCCGACGTCACCGTCCGCACGAAAGACGGCCGCGAGGCCACCATTCACACCACTCAAGAGCATCCCTTCTGGGAAGCCAACAGCGGCGCGTGGACCGACGCGGCGGACCTTGACCCCGGAGATGCCGTCGAGTCGCCGAACGGTAGCACCGCCTTGGTCGTCAAGGTTCACCGCTTCACCAGCACTCGGTACATGCACAACCTCACCATTGCCGATCTGCACACCTACTATGTACTGGCGGGCGCGACTCCGGTCCTCGTCCACAACAGCGGCTGCTTCTTCGACACCACTGCAGGCGAAGCAGTTAATTTCCTGAAGCCAACTCAGAAAACGCGAACCTGGGAGCAGGAGGCAGCGCTTACAAATCTTTCCAATGAAGATCTGCTCAAGGCGATCCAGGATCCGGCAGACGGCGATGAGATTCTCGTGCTACGCGACGGCCGTCAACTGGGCGGCCATCACCGTATTGATGAGCTTAGGCGCCGGATACTAAACGGAACAATCGACCCGAAGACACCAGTTCGACTCAAGTGGTATAACGCGGACGAGGACGGTTAG